In Thamnophis elegans isolate rThaEle1 chromosome 4, rThaEle1.pri, whole genome shotgun sequence, the following proteins share a genomic window:
- the OST4 gene encoding dolichyl-diphosphooligosaccharide--protein glycosyltransferase subunit 4: MVTDVQLAIFANMLGVSLFLLVVLYHYVAVNNPKKQE, encoded by the coding sequence ATGGTGACGGACGTGCAGCTGGCCATCTTTGCCAATATGCTTGGAGTCTCGCTGTTTCTCCTGGTCGTCCTTTATCACTACGTGGCCGTCAACAACCCGAAGAAGCAGGAGTGA